The window ATTTTCAACGGCATCGCGAAACAGGCCAGCCAACCGATCCCGAGCAGCGTGATGGGCTACAACGACAGTCTAAGCCCATACGAACACAACCCGGAGAAGGCAAAGAAATTGCTCAAAGAAGCGGGCTACGGTGACGGCTTCTCGTTCGAACTGGCGACGTTCAAGAACCCACGTACCTACAACCCGAGTCCGATTCAGGCGGCGAACACCGTCAAATCGAACCTGAAGAAGGTCGGTATCGACGTAACCATCAAGCAACAGGCGTTCGACCCGTTCCTGAGCTACACCGACTCGTACAAACACGACGCGTGTTTCCTCGGCTGGATGACGGACAACGCCGACCCGGACAACTTTTACTACGCGCTGCTCCACCCCGGCGTCTCCATCGACGAGGTGCCGAGCGGACAGGATTGGATCGACCCGAGCAAACACGACAACATCAACACGCTCGATGCCGCAGCGTGGGCGAACACGGAGTACATGAAACTCGTGGAGGACGCGCAGGCAACCTACGACGAGGCGACACGTAAAGAGAAGTACAAGAAAGCCGGTAAAATCGCTCACGACGAGGCACCGTGGGTGTTCATGGACCACGCGAAAGACCTTCGCGGCGTTCACAAGAATGTCAGCGGGTTCGAACTCGCACCTATCAGCGGTCCGTTCCTCCGTCTGGTGAAAATCAACTAACGGGTTGTGATTCCCTAACGAGGCTTTTTTGACCCCACGCGTTTCAGTTTCGGCTGATGATCTCCAAGCGGTTCGTTGTCAAACGACTGTTGCTACTCATACCCGTGCTATTCGGGGTAGCGACGTTCGTATTTGCCATTCTCCAGCTCGCACCGGGTGATCCTGCACGCGTGGTTGCAGGCCAACGTGCGTCGGAGGAGTTCGTTCGGCAGGTTCGCCACGAACTCGGGTTAGATCGCCCCATCTGGGTGCAGTATGGACAGTTCCTCTGGGACGCGATTCAACTCGACCTCGGCGAATCCTATCAGATTCGGAAAGGCGTTGCGGTCTCCGAGATCCTTCGGAACCGACTGCCCGTGACGATCGAGATGGCGATATATGGCCAGTTCCTCGGTATCCTCTTCGGAATTCCACTCGGGATAATTTCCGCCATCAAGCAGGACTCCGCCACCGACCATCTCACTCGTATCGGTGCCCTGACCGGAATCAGCATCCCGATTTACTGGAGTGGACCACTGCTCATCCTGCTGTTTGCCCAGTACCTGAGTCTCGTGCCACCGAGTGGCCGTATCGGGTCTGCGTACAGTATCAACCAGGTAACCGGCCTCATCACATTGGACACACTGCTGTACTGGAACATTCCGGCGTTCAAGTCGGCGGTACTCCACCTCATTCTGCCGGCCGCGGTCATCGGCATCTACTCCATGGCGCTCATCTCGCGGATGATGCGCTCGTCGATGTTGGAAATCATTCGGCAGGATTACATGCGGACTGCCCGCGCGAAGGGACAAGGTGCGAAAATCACCGTGATGAAACATGGCTTCCGGAACGCGATGATTCCGGTTGTCACCGTCATCGGTATCCAGTTTGGAACCCTGCTCGGTGGGGCCGTACTGACGGAAACCGTCTTCGGCATCCCGGGCATCGGAAGCATGCTCGTGGACGCTATCGAAGTCGGTGACTTCCCAGTGATACAGGGAACCGTGTTGACTTTCGCGTTCCTGTTCACGGTCGTCAACCTGTTCGTGGACGTGACGTACTCCTACCTCGACCCGAGGATTGAACAATGAGCACACAAACTGAATCAAGCGAAACGGCAACCTCCCGCGGCTTTGTAGAGCGTCTGCGGGCCTCGCCGTTCCTCTCTGAACTCCTGTCGAATCGCCTCGCAGTTACCGGATTAGCAATCATCCTGTTCATGCTCGTGGTCGCCGTCTACGCTCGGCTGACGATCGACCTTACCGCTATCAAGCAGACACAGATCGGTTCCCAACCGAGTTTGGCCGCCCCGAGTGGGCAGTTCCTCTTCGGAACGAACCTGCAAGCACAAGACCTCTTCCCCCGTGTCCTCTACGGTGCGTGGTACGCGATGCTGTTCGGAACGGTCACGGTCAGTGCCTCGACGTTCCTCGGCGTCGGACTCGGTGTCGTTGCGTCCTACTACAGCGATCTCACGGACAACGTCATCATGCGGACGATGGACGTTCTGCTCGCGTTCCCGGCACTCCTGCTGTCGCTGGCACTGGTCGCCATCTTCCCCGACAAGTGGGGTCTCTGGCGCGCAGTCGCCGCATTGACGCTCGTGTATACGCCACGGTTCGCGCGTGTCGTCCGCGGTGCGGCACTGAAAGTGCTCGAAGACGAGTACATCGATGCGACAGTGGCGCTCGGGGCGAAGAACCCTCGCGTGCTGATTCGCCACGTTCTGCCGAATTGCCTCGCGCCGATTACGGTACAGAGCACGCTCAACTTCGGCCTCGCCATCATCGACCTCGCGGCGCTCTCGTTCCTCGGGTTCGGTGCGGAAGCCGGAACCCCATCGTGGGGGCTCATGCTCTCGAACGGCGTCAAAAACGGCCTCTTCAGCGTCCCGAGCGCGTGGTGGTGGTCGTTCTTCCCCGGCCTATTCCTCGCCGTGACGGTGTTGGGATTCAACCTACTCGGTGATGGGATGCGGGACGCGCTCGACCCGCGAATGCGTGAAACGGTGGACTGATGAACCTGTCCGGCTATCTTTTCCCGCGCGTTCGCCTCGTCTCTCGGTTCGCTCTCCGAGGGATAGCGCTCGGCGCTATCGGTGTTTTGCTCGTCGTCTTGTCCGGTGAAACGGTGGCGTTCGCCAGTCGAAAGGTGTTTTCCGTCGCGGCGCTCGCGTTCGGATTCGCACTGTTGGGTTGGTCCGGTTCCGTCTTCGCCGGAGAAGCCGTCGAAAGCATGAACGAACGCCTCGGTTCGAAATCCAACTGGACGGAGGCGGATTCTCGACGCGCGATGACAGTCATCGGCAGTACCGGTGCCGGATGGATGATCGGTGCAAGCGTGATGACGCTCGTCTTGCGAGCGGCATATTAGGCCGTAAAGTTTTTAGCCACATATCATAATTGGGAGTGATATGGTCGTTCTCGAATCGACGTTCGTGGGGCTTCTCATCGCCGCAATCGGCGTCGCGGTAGCGACAAGACCACAACAAACATTTGAAATCAGACATAAGGTTGCGATCGCGTCAACGGGCGAACTCAGCGAATTCGGAACTGCACGATATCAAGCGTACGGGCTATTCTGTACGCTCATCGGGGTAACGATCGCGGTTATCCCGTTTTTTCTTCCGTAAGAGAACCGTATTCAGCCTCACCGATCGTACCTGTAGTGTGACCGTGTGTACATTCTGCCCGAGTGACATTGGGCACATCAGCCCGTCTTCGTAGAGGAGCGCGTCGGTGAAACGAGGACACTCACCGGTCAGTTCTGTAACGACGCTCGCTCCTCGACGCCCATCGAGGGTGAGGACCCCCTTACTGGTGCTTGCCGTCGGCTATAAACGCGATGCGAACCACTCACCCGTGAGGTCAGCAACGGTCTCCAGCGTTCCCGGTTCCTCGAAGAGGTGTCCCGCGCCAGCCACGATTTCGAGTTCCTTTTCGCAGGTCAATCGATCGTAGGCTTCTCGATTCAGTTCGAGTACTTGCTCGTCGCGTTCGCCAACGATGAACAGGGTCGGCGAAGAAACGTCGTCCAGTACCGCCGTGGCGAGGTCAAC of the Haladaptatus caseinilyticus genome contains:
- a CDS encoding DUF7268 family protein, producing the protein MNLSGYLFPRVRLVSRFALRGIALGAIGVLLVVLSGETVAFASRKVFSVAALAFGFALLGWSGSVFAGEAVESMNERLGSKSNWTEADSRRAMTVIGSTGAGWMIGASVMTLVLRAAY
- a CDS encoding ABC transporter permease: MSTQTESSETATSRGFVERLRASPFLSELLSNRLAVTGLAIILFMLVVAVYARLTIDLTAIKQTQIGSQPSLAAPSGQFLFGTNLQAQDLFPRVLYGAWYAMLFGTVTVSASTFLGVGLGVVASYYSDLTDNVIMRTMDVLLAFPALLLSLALVAIFPDKWGLWRAVAALTLVYTPRFARVVRGAALKVLEDEYIDATVALGAKNPRVLIRHVLPNCLAPITVQSTLNFGLAIIDLAALSFLGFGAEAGTPSWGLMLSNGVKNGLFSVPSAWWWSFFPGLFLAVTVLGFNLLGDGMRDALDPRMRETVD
- a CDS encoding ABC transporter permease; this translates as MISKRFVVKRLLLLIPVLFGVATFVFAILQLAPGDPARVVAGQRASEEFVRQVRHELGLDRPIWVQYGQFLWDAIQLDLGESYQIRKGVAVSEILRNRLPVTIEMAIYGQFLGILFGIPLGIISAIKQDSATDHLTRIGALTGISIPIYWSGPLLILLFAQYLSLVPPSGRIGSAYSINQVTGLITLDTLLYWNIPAFKSAVLHLILPAAVIGIYSMALISRMMRSSMLEIIRQDYMRTARAKGQGAKITVMKHGFRNAMIPVVTVIGIQFGTLLGGAVLTETVFGIPGIGSMLVDAIEVGDFPVIQGTVLTFAFLFTVVNLFVDVTYSYLDPRIEQ